The Halorussus gelatinilyticus genome contains the following window.
CCTCCTCGACGGAGATGCCGCCCGTGAGTTGCCGGTAGGGGTAGGGCATCTCGATGTCCTCGGCGTCGAAGCGCTCCTTGACGCCCTCGACGTGTTCCGAGAGGACCGACTTGAACTTCCCCCGGCCGGGGTCGTCTATCCAGATGCGGGATTCGAGACCGACGTAGGAGTCGGCGAGTTCGGTCGTCCGGACCGTCGGTTCGGGGTCGTCCAGCACGTCGGGGAGCGAGCGGGCGTCTTCGAGGACGATGTCGCGGGCGGTAGCGATATCGTCGTCGTAGCCGATGCCGAAGACGAACTGGAGTCGGAGGCGGTCGTTGGCCATCGCGTTCGTGACCGCGTTGTTGGCCAGCGTCGAGTTTGGCACCGTGACGACCTCGTTGTTGAACGTCTCGACCTTCGTCACTCGGAGGTCCACTTCCCGGACGACGCCCGACGAGTCGTTCCACTCTATCCAGTCGCCGACCTCGAAGGGCTTGTCCTTGAGGATGAACACGCCCGCGACGAAGTTTGCGATCAAGTCCTGCGCGGCGAACCCGAGCGCCAGCGCCGAGGC
Protein-coding sequences here:
- a CDS encoding mechanosensitive ion channel family protein; the encoded protein is MVPLQQFEWPTTTEEFLAQFGDLLWDVAVFVVAFAVVYLLGRYVLVRLVGRSLSARGFDTAVVQLATTTAGAVALFVAVAVAFTVAGFGSFLAAFATLGGASALALGFAAQDLIANFVAGVFILKDKPFEVGDWIEWNDSSGVVREVDLRVTKVETFNNEVVTVPNSTLANNAVTNAMANDRLRLQFVFGIGYDDDIATARDIVLEDARSLPDVLDDPEPTVRTTELADSYVGLESRIWIDDPGRGKFKSVLSEHVEGVKERFDAEDIEMPYPYRQLTGGISVEEASQLDRADVTGE